The Topomyia yanbarensis strain Yona2022 chromosome 3, ASM3024719v1, whole genome shotgun sequence nucleotide sequence tggttgaagagtaattcttgtctataattacttctaggaggattaaccgtcaaaattattctatcagcagatgaacagttttacgttttgaaattcttcaatgttacttaacatcgaaatttggcagtttcgaatgaatgtgatcgtgaccgttaaaaatttatcgagcattaattttacttttctttaatagtcaacctcacaacttgcagtactagaacgtagtacacaaaattttagtacgccattcattgcatcctgctaagaggctattcatatagttgataatacaacaaaaatccaatactcataaaaccgatcctgacctgctagagacaaaattacatcagctttcaactagtttctgaaatgttattcttgttgttaaccatattgaattgttgtctaaactctacacaatctaaaaaaatacattttcagcaaatgttgaaatgtatgtaagttttcagtaaacaagcttatgttttatatgcaatcaacctattcaaatttagattcccattcgaaaaattgtctctaatccatattttgaagcatctttccaaaaatgagctcataataattcagacagttattttattttacattgaagtaatttgacaactatgggattttggctaagagataagttacaagatccccttcccataattttccaaaagttctcatgacgctttcaacacagttctcaatgtagtgatcagagaatatttttccaaaaatattttgtggtatataaaattaaattcgtcagcatcaatttttttcaatccaattaattttggtttggggggggggcttgccaaaaacggaatcctactgtaatattatttgaaaaaaaaaatgatcatgGTAGGCTATCTAAAAATTACCTTTTGAACCAAAAGAGACATCGATtggccgtcttcgacaaagttgtagatgaGTGTCGTCTTGGACAAAGTTGTTGTCCCTATCACTCACACTGATTGAGACGAGACGTTTGCTATGATGCACTCCttcaattcttatttttacttataacttttttgtttctgatttatcgcgttaattatttttatcattACAAATTACGCAACTTTCTCGGACGAAACAAATAGCTGTGAACATTTTCTAAAGAGTTATGGCTGATGTTGGTTTTATTTTAGCCAGTTTTTGAGCCAGTATAACTTCACCATgggcaaaaattgtaattatgtTATAAATCATTCTGATAGGAGTGGATGTCACCTGCAAAAGGTAAGAATCCGTTCAGAAGTTATACACTGTTGAAATCTTTGTGTCTGGCCCTCCTGAAGTCTTgtgaatggctcactgaacgaggagggactggtgttcaaagacgctttcgcttgtgGTGCGCACTCAGTGATGTACAATTTCATCGCGATCCGATTTTTCGTGTGAATTTTAGTTTGGAAGAAATAAAAGATacgattttttacaaaaacaatGCTGCATTTACCAGCtgtatatttcaaaatatttcatacTGTAGTTAATGCAACAATTTGATGAAAAATGTATATGCAACCACTACTGAAAATTATTAGGAAACGCTATAGGGGCCCTGAGacgcgcaataaaagtgtcattaataagtaatgacattactggaattttatGGGAATTCCGTCAGTACGCGCCTTACAcattcattaaaagtgacattactacTCAGTAATGACAATACTAGCGCCTCGTGTAAGAGGCCCTTCTGGATTTTCGGCAGTGGTGGCATTAGCTCGCACACAGTTAAACCGTGTGTGTTTGGATTGTGTTCAATACTGCAGGGTACGACGTGTGTGACTTGCGCTGAGATGAATTATTTTGATACGAGTAAAATTCTCATGGCAAAATGTTTTCGGTTTGTAGGTACGTGGGGTAATGGGCCTACTGACACACACAGTTTTCATATTTCGAATTTACGTAATACGTTTTTATCACTAATgcatctgacaacatgcttcGTTAGGTATTTCTAAAGTACGGTCGGATTGAACTGGATTTGCGTCTACAGAAAGGCGGATGTTAGTTCGAGATTTTGACAGGCGAAGAGCTTAAGCTGTGTTAGAGCAGTTTCAGTTTGTTTCAAAAAGTTACGAAGCTACTCTATAGCGATTCTTGGTTAACCCAAAAGTAATGCCATTTGACCAAGATAAAGCACTGATtggttttattgttattataggTTTGCAAGCATTAGTGTTTATTTCAATCAAATTTCATAGGGTGTATTCAGCAGCATGGtgtttaaagggcgaacacgaaattattgcgacaccgaaaatgtcatgccaattttcttataatgtttaaaatcaaaccaaaattttagggtagttttatacaaatatttacttcaaaaatcaaaagaaaagttaatcgatggagcctttagtgtaaaattgaacgcattttcgtttgatgccctccatcaaagtctttacagtgtcatccggtaccagtttctcagtttttttccattttcttaacatgtccttctcgtctttgactttcttgctcttccgaagttcccgcttcatcattgcccagtactgctccaccgggcgcagctccggacagtttggtcctttggaacaaaatggacagaattggcctcataccactccaggacacttttagaatagtggcatgatgccaaaaacggcaaaaggcgcttctcgaggcactcagatttgtagatctcgccatttactgtgccctttgtcacgaaaggctcactcctcagtccgcaagagcagatggcctgccaaatgagatatttggaggcgaacttcgacattttattcttcataaatttgtcgtccacatagaacttgctcttgccggtgaaaaactccaaccccagaatttgcttaaaatcggcttttatatacgtttcatcgtccatcacacagtagccatattttgtcagcatcttctcgtagagcttccgtgcccgagttttagccgtcgattgttgctgCTCATcacggtttgggaagttctgtaccttgtatgtatgtagtccagctctcttctttgcattctggacgtagctctgcgacatgccgatctttttagccaaatcacggcttgagacgttgggatttgctctaatcatccgcttcacctttccctccgtctttttgttctcctgtcccggttttcttccagctcctttgccgtggtccaacgtcaaccgctcctggaaccgcttcaacactctggaaacggttgaatggtgaatgttcaacatttttcccaactgccggtgcgacaggtcaggaaactccaggtgtttggaaagaatttgttctctcgactcgcgttggttcacctccattttcgttgaatcgaaaaacacgacttcgagtttgatagcatgtaaacaatacacatcaattagaaagtgtgcaaaatttggttgatttttacccaatggtaaaaaagttatgccctgttgaatgtgtcgcaataatttcgtgtttgcCCTTTAATATAGAAGCTTTAAAAAGGAATTGAAACGGAAACGGAAATTTAACGATGTACTGAAAAATTTTGGAACTCCCCGATGCAACTGGATGCATACAATCATTAATTCATAATATTTTTgtaaacacgagaatttcactgtttcctgcgcatttgtgttattatattgcttcttaacaacgaagcaaaactgtttatgtcaatttttacgtattccattgattgtaagccGCGAAATTGATGAAttggtgaggcaccctgcttagtatggtgaaaataggcactttaccttACCCCAAATCGAGATTTCGAaagtatattaaattgatcaaacgtagTGTTGTGTTGTGTTCGACCAAACCTACAATATTTACTAGATCACttgaaaaatacatttttatttattttgtggcATCGTGTTATCATTCAACAGAGCGTTAATTTTTACACAACCTTAAGGCGGTTGGTGTAGTGGGTAAAAGACACGCTGACCTTCTTTTGTTTGAAACAGCCATGCGTTCCTCGCGCGTGATTGCTGTCACACTCTCAGTTCGATCGTTTGCCAAATccgaatttttcaaatttgcggACACGACAACTCAAACTCCAACAAAAGTCGAGGTCCTGATAACATATCAGCCagtataaacaaagaaaatgCTGAACCCTTTGCTCAGATTGTTCAATGAAATCTTATCAACATGAATTTACCATAATTGGAGAAAAATAGCCAAAGTTGTCCCAGTGTTTAAAGTCGGCGATACCTGTGTTCCGTCCAATTATCGGCCAATATTTAGTTAAAATGATGATAGATTTCTTTAGCAATCACAATATGTTTTACAACTATCAGTACGGTAGGCTTTCAGCACTACAACAATTGTTGAGAATAAATAGTGGGAGCTTTGTTTCTTGACTTGAAAAAGGCATTCGACACTTTGAATATACGTCTACGCAACgtgaaaaaaatggaattagAAAAATATCTAATTAGATTATAAGTGACTATTTATCTAATAGGAAACAATTTGTTGCAATTCAAGACTTGGTGCACAATTTAAATATATTAACATAGGTATTCCACAGGGTAGCAATATAAGCTCACTACTCTTCATAGTCTTCTTAAACGATATTGGCAGACTAAAAATTTAAAGGTGAACCTCGACTCTTTGTTGATGATACAGTTTCGTTCTATCCAAGAATATAAAATCACGCGATTATTTTGGATACTACCAAAAACCTTTCCGTACTTTCTAATTACTTTAAAGCTAAGTTGCTTTTTTTAACCtccaaaaaatacaaaactacATGATGTTTTATTCTCCCAGGAAAAAGTGATTCTAGAAGTAAATCTCTGTATGGGAGACAGTTCTATTGAGAGGGTTGGTAGTTGCAAATACTTAGGGATTACCTTTGATCCTAAATTGTCAGGGGACAAGCATAAAAACCATGTGGGAAAGAAAGTTATTATACTTTGTGTAGTGATGAGACGCTTGCACTCGTTCATTCCACATACTGGCTATACTAAAATTTTGTTATGAATGTGTTCATTCCCTTTTCCAATACTTGATATTCGCGTGAGGGCACGCCTACAAGACGAAATTGCAGCTACTTCAATTGCTACAGAATAGGTGTTTGATAATTATCTTAAAATTGCCGCTACTATATTCAACAAGACGCCTCTACACAATTCGTGGATTATGAGTTACGCTAACAATTATTTTTCTGCATAATAGCACAGTtccacagtggctcaaaacagcatttagaggtacttaattcattggagtcaaaactgttcatattagcgattttacatattcaacaatgtttgtgtgtgtaaaaagcgccatcttttggcaacattgctgttataaaaaattgatcatagtaggctataaaaaatttaacttttgaaccgaaagagatagcgcttggccgtcttcgatgaagttgtagaggagagtattttcataaattttgcagaagacatgttgtctctgtcattcacagttattgagttataagatattttctatgatgaagtcctacaattcttatttttacttataacttttttgtttctgatttttcgcgttaACAATGTTCGAAGGTATTTTCTATCATtataaaacacacaactttttcgaggaaacaaaatagctgtgaatgctgtgtaaagacttgtggctgattttgattttattttaacctgtttttgaacccgtgtaactttcctatcggcaaaaactgtaattatactatcaattattctaatagaACTGGATTTCACCTACAAAACAAAGGCAAAACCGTTTGTCCATAATCAGCCGTTCAGAAGTTATATCCTGTTGAAAGCTGTATGTCTGGACCTCTTGAAGTCGCGcgtatggctcactgaacgagtaggcgctggtgttcaaagacgctttcgcttgtttttctgagtagcgcgcactctgtgtactagcgcGTCTGCTGGAAGGTTAACATCGATAGGATAGGAAAGTTACACGGGTTCGAAAACaggttaaaataaaatcaaaatcagccataagtctttacacagcattcacagctattttgtttcttcgaaaaagttgtgtgttttataatgataaaaaataccttcgaacattgttaacgcgaaaaatcagaaacaaaaaagttataagtaaaaataagaattgtaggACTTCATCACAGAAAATATCTTATAACTCAATAACTGTGaatgacagagacaacatgtcttctgcaaaatttatgaaaatactctcctctacaactttgtcgaagacggccaagcgctatctctttcggttcaaaagttaaattttttaaagccttctatgatcatttttttgaaagaacaatgttgccaaaagatggcgctttttacacacacaaacattgtagaatatgtaaaatcgctaataagaacagttttgactccaatgaattaacccttaaatgcgcaatgttgttttaaaacaacattgcgaaaaccatcttaaAATTATCAGAGTAACGAATTAaagctgtgagacaattttcagaaaatttgaaaaaaattgctttgcgcctttaagggttaagtacctctaaacgctgttttgagccactgtgagTTCGGTTGATTCAGATTTCGGGGCATGATTACAACAGATTCAACGTTCAGTCGTGCATAATGTTGTAGTATTGCTGACAAATTCAAGAACTCTGTTGAATTATTCACACAAATAACTGATTTGAACGAATGTGATTGTTACATATTTTTCACAGTGACCAACATTTAGAGAATATTTAAGTCTTTTCCTCAGTTTATAAAGCAGTCACTCACCAGGTATTCCATTGATTCTGTCAGTCTCCATATGAAGATATCTATCCTCATCCAAAAGAAAATCCAAACCGCACGTATTTTCATTATATCCCATAAAACCCCAACTATACAGATCCCGCAGATAGAGCTCCGACTTAAGATATTGTCATTGCCGGCCAGCATCGCCAGCAGCGTGGCGAGTAGAGTACTGAGTCTGGTTTTCCCGCTACAAGTTGTATCATTAATTCACTTTACTCCCGTTAAAAGCATTGCACTTCACGATCACGGGCCGCTTCGGCTTCATTCATCGCGAAGTACTTGATCAGTTCATTCGACACGTTCTCGTCCGCAGTGGTGTGGTGTGTCTCACAACAGGCTGGCCGGTTCCAATAGCAGCTTTTTGACACTTTTCCTCCGTAGCATAGGGCGATGGAGGTGAGATTATTTCGACGCATTGGGTTCATTTATGCCGTGGTGTGCTTCATCGGATCGGCGGCCGGTGTTATTATTTTCTTCAAACAACTGGTAGATGGTGGAAGGGAATGTAGCGAGTTTTACTGCGAAGGTGAGAATGTTAGTGATGTTCAACTTGAAACAAAAAGACCTTATCGGAGGAAATATTTCAGGTAGTGAAAGTATGCTCCTCGCTACTATTCAAATGGTGCTATGCTTGATATCAGCAGTGATTTACGCTTTGCTGAAAGTTGGAATAGATGAGGTATGTTCAAATTTATTCCGACCAGAAGTCCTgtcatattttcattttttttcccaAAAAATCAACAGGCGAAGATGAAGTACATTCGCATCCATAAGGCATTTATGGCAACCAGAAATTTCGTTCTGATTGTTCGATGGACATTCGTAAGTGTGACCCTAGGTATAATACAAATCGGTGGGGTCAATCCCCCGGCTTTTGCAGAGCAACAGAATTTCGCAACAGTGATGCTTCTCTTCATCTCAGGTAAATTTATGACACATTATTGAGGTATGCCTTTGTTGTTGATggaagacattttttttatttgtagtTTTATTTGGGGTGGAAATGTGGATTACCGATGGAATTCAACGTTACGTGGAAGAAGTGTACATTTACGAGGAAAATGTTGATATATtatgagtatctttccaaaGGCCATACATAAGGGGGTACTTTAAAGTACATTCTAAGCTAAAATTTATCGTGTCGTAGTAATAGGGATGCGTTAAATTAAGCTTCGGCCAAAGCCATTCTTAAATGCGAAGTGCTGCCAATAAGATCTCAGGACGTATATGATATTATGATATTGTTTTGTTATAGTTAGTCGTCATCAATGAATTTATTTAAGTTAAAATAATTCTTCAAGTAATTTATGACATTTGTTGAAGCTTATAAGATTGTGTAGTCAATATTGGTAAGACACTCAAAGTCATTCGTTTAGGTGCGCCCCTTTTTTACTTGTTCTGATgaaatataaaacaatattaccgACGTGccgttataattttttttttgcgaattatAACTCCTTTAATAATCGATGAATTTGTATCATATCAGCACAGATCAGAATTGATTCACAAGTATAGAAGTTGTTTATATAGCGTTTTAATATATTATATATGGACTAGCTGGGGGGCTACTTTACACATTTCTTGAattcgatataaaataaaaatgaatcaattttatttacttttattgaaatatcatTATTTTATACTGATCGCAGAggttttttttcaacaataaaataTCACCCATTTATCGCATTTTCTAACTAAAATGagagatttattttaatttaacattCATAACATTGATTGTCAAAAAAACTCGAGTGGGTTGAGACTGCatattgttttttgaaaagaaaaaaagagaatgatgaaaaatggcgttgtCCATTTATCTCTAGTATGTCAGAATTGGTTTTTAAGaacatttaaagatttttttgtattatcaattataaaaatagtaACACGGTGGGtttgaaaatttcgcaaaataaaaATTGTGTTAAATTAATGGCGTAATAATTAGTATAGACGAATTTCatgccaactcgaacaaatgttggcaacaccctctcagattttaatgaaactttctgtacatgaggaCTTTGTCacgaaaagccactttgcatacttcatttttccaaaaatgatctagaatattttttatcaattttcttcaaatgtctatgtctaaaaataacaaatcctacaaaaaatgttgtaggagtgatttccacaaaattagtcatatttttgaataaaaatgttgGAAAAATTCTTCATAGACTCTTAcgctgcaaaaaaaaaacgattttaaacatttaaagttgatttataaaaaaacccatctttgatttggatgaaattttgttccaagataggtaatttgTTTcatacctaccgtcaaaaatcaagttgggcactttcaaggagaaaaacttatttgaaaaaacttattcttgtccaaactgattttttttgggtgtatttttatcgaaaactaaaccaatgaaagtcataatcatctcagaatacaATTTCccaaaagtatcagtaacgaatttggtatagcatctcggactggactggaacgaggccgaagggattcgtttaacggggATCAGGTACTAGAACacacttagcgcacgaccagacaacatgtctaatatcgcgataactgccaccacaagcgcagagaccgctctccacgaccttaatacgccggagatgggacttctacgtataatgattgtgcatgacccgagatatcacccgaatgaagtcatgaccctcatccattttcttggaccaaggtttgctccacgaaatttgccaatttttgaGCGTCCATTGAGAAggaatatttaaaaactcgttgaagctacgcgatcttttaTAAATATCACTTTTTAATGCTTAAATGTCCAacttctcattatcattctaatccaagtgtccgccttctcattacccggaatggagcactgcgaaagaattcaaactaaggtaatctgctatgatttttcagatatagtactcaaaaattcccatgttttccccaggaaatacgaaGAGTGCTTTCTATACTCCAtcgaacggagagcctcctgtAACTGTAATGATGTGGACATGGTCGTTAATAGATAAATATGAAACCATCAATTTAGTGGAATGTTGGCAGCAaggccctagccaccagacgaaacattgtttctctgatggtccgtccgttaatccgtcgacggaccggtgccaataagtccctttcgcgtacaattctaagcaatctctgcccacctcgaagtaggagactgttcgcgtcgggtactcgtttcgtctgacctttaatcgtagtgcaaatgcattgtgtaaaacctgtgGGAAAATGTAGGAATTGAAATATAGAGACAGTTGGGGTtcccatgtggaaattcctgctatttgctgtaattacttagaccaggaaccacttattttgattttgtaacagcacccttcaagggacactctcatGCCTTTACGAGGAtgcttaggagagaaaactgattttcctctttcggaaatttataggcacattagacgatgttcccacaatgggatggtcagactctcgctctttagtgtacaaggaaacgtagaaattagtcgttgtcgggggcgtagcgctcttttgcatttctcatcggagcgttccttaaaagaatgtttcattttgtccccacataatttatatgcgggatatgtcgagagatcatgcggagtgtctccacagtaggaaaacttttcatgattctctccgcaGCGTgacttgtttctacaataagtcgctGTAGGCCCAATAGCTTGCAACGACGGCTATTCATGCCTCGCAGCACAAAAAagcgaacaggtagactagcCCCGTCCAAAAGATCATAGTTTGGAAGAGAagattcggcgaaaggttcgaaatgaagccgatggaaaataagttgtttacATATACTGATTGCtttttcctgaacgcaattgcttgcgaactAGAATTTTCATTGgtcgaagcaaagggttcttgaaggagcgaaccccttgcttcgcaattaaggcccctgttTGAGACTACActatcaatctctacttcccgggcgggtacatagacaagatacttctacGTACACGGCgaagtggtatttagttaaatctcgcgtgtatcgatgatgttaaatggctatctttgccctcattcaagtttgttatgaatatatacaaaattcgttactgatactttttgtatgtatcaggcaactagcagttgggaaattgtattctgagatgattatgactttcattggtttatttttcgataaaaatacacttaaaaaaattcagtttgggcaaggaaaagtttcttttaaataactttttttttccttgaaagtgcccaacttgaatatTTGATGGTAGAAGGGGAATATAATTACCTACCTTGGAacaaaaatttcatccaaatcaaagatggggattatttgtaaatcgactttaaatttttaaaatcgatttttttcagtgtaggagtcgaggaagaattttttcaatatttttattcaaaaatttgacttattttgtaaaaatatttcctacaacattttttgtaggttttgtcatttttagactatagccatttgtcaaaaattggtaaaaaaaagtttgacctttTTCAAaggacagtctagatcattttttggaaaaacaaagtatgcaaagtcgctttttgtgacaaagtcttcatgtacaaaaagtttcatcacaATCTacgagggtgctgccaactctgaattcgATTTAGTGCAaaattcgtctatataaggCCACGTACTcaagttatgcactttttaAGTCAAGAATTCCGAAATAATTTCATGGCCAAGATCGCAACCACCAACTTTAGAAATTCAATGTCTTCGAATAAATTATACAATATAATACAGGGCATctcttgaaaaaaataattttggtgatcAATCCTCCTGGAAATAATTATGGAGAATAAACTCAAAACATTATATAGAGACTTGGTATTCTCGggaaagttgttgataatgaagttcaaaacaacttttttgaaggcagaaacatcttcaaatgctcctaaaaaccgatcctgtcgtactagaaacaaacggaaaacattttgcatcatttttcttcttctttccgaaAAACAGTATATGGTCTTAATACTTTCAAAATGTTCTGTTTCGTCGAGAAGTCTCATTTTACGAGCTTCCTATCCAATGCGTctgttagaaaaaaatattaaaaacttaAGTGTGCAAAGTAGTCCCAGCTTGTCCGAAAGAATGTGAGGCAAGAGTAGCcactctttgctagcatatgccatttcaATTCCTGTTGAAAGTAATACAAGTCAATGGTTTCCTGATTTGCCTTAGCAGAAACCCAATTGTATGTCTGACAGAAAGCCATTTGTTTCTACCCAATTATTTCAAGAGGTTCGGGATCTTTTGCTGAAACAGCATCTGGATACATAAAAGAGTATCCGAAACGGGTTGAGATTGGATCGGATGGTTTGGTTGGTTTTGGAATGGCAAACAAGTCTCGTCTTGAGGAACTAGGTTTCTCGAAAGGAGATTATTGAATAAGTTCCAAAAATGCTTTTTTGCCGAATCCGGCAGatttttcaacaagttgaatttgattccgtCTAACACCAGAGCTACTAACTACTAATATATGACAAAAGAGCAAATGAGAACTCTAAGCAAACGGTGATTCGATTGCGATACCGTGAGGGGACTGGATGTGATGGGTTCGGCTAAATTTTTTGACAAAAAACGAATATTCCACAGTTTTGTTGAACGGCTGGGGTCCACTGGGACAGCGGTTCTCAAcatttttcgtaccacggaatCACCCTTGGACCCCCTCGGATAAACGTCGATTTTGTATGTTATCAATATGTTATATTCAAAtcgttaggaaacaagacttgaaatttcaatatgcactcggaaaatatatttttactcgCGGatccccagcaacgacttcacggccccctaggggtccgcgtaCCCCAAGTTGAGAATCACtgcactaggaggttgataacagtctataatctttctccggacaaaaccagcctagaggccgtgtggcatccggcgcaCAGTGATGCCGCGATGGCAAAAACCcccaaaaagtttttatttaattcatatgccatattattttttcccaaTTCTACGGCACTTCAGACAtcatacttccaattttcttgaTTATCGTATGACAAATAAGCTCTCCAGAGCATTTTGAACTAGGGGTGTTGAAAGAtgtttttcattcctttcatggaAAACATATGGCGCTATAATGCAATAATACAACTAGGTTTTTAAATAGgaaggaaaaggcagaaacggaTCACTCCAACTTTAATTTGTGGCAATTTTTGTGTACTTTAAGGAAATCTTAGTGCGATCTTGCGCAAATCTGCGACAAAAGAGTTATGATTAATTTTTTCACCGTTGACTGTAGAAACTACGCAAGGGCTAGGTATCAAGTGGTATGAAGTTGATAatagcaaaaaattttttttttttgatttccagAAAATAATCCAAGCTGATCCCAAATTTTGATgtcttattttgattattaaga carries:
- the LOC131694163 gene encoding uncharacterized protein LOC131694163, yielding MEVRLFRRIGFIYAVVCFIGSAAGVIIFFKQLVDGGRECSEFYCEGNISGSESMLLATIQMVLCLISAVIYALLKVGIDEAKMKYIRIHKAFMATRNFVLIVRWTFVSVTLGIIQIGGVNPPAFAEQQNFATVMLLFISVLFGVEMWITDGIQRYVEEVYIYEENVDIL